Proteins encoded in a region of the Gammaproteobacteria bacterium genome:
- a CDS encoding alcohol dehydrogenase catalytic domain-containing protein — protein MRGLWLTDRGIEYRTDLRIPGLSPGFALIRVERAGICSTDLQLVGGMYDFQGIPGHEFVGVVEEVDEGPLQSSDWVGRRVVGEINIACHACDLCRRGLAKHCRRRDVLGIRNHYGAFAEYLALPLSNLHKIPDDLPLDLAVFAEPLAAVFDVLNKVEVTPEARLAIVGDGRIAQMAARVLLQEVDRLTVIGKYADKLLRFPPGITTHLYDEELPDQQFDLVIECSGSTSGLATALQLIRPAGQVVLKSTVKAPLSISTETLVVNEISLIGSRCGDFERAIRFISAEQKKDQDLANLVDGYFNIEEGLAAMALAQKHSTIKVVLNMA, from the coding sequence ATGCGCGGTCTATGGCTGACTGACAGGGGAATTGAGTATCGCACGGATCTGCGGATACCCGGGCTGAGCCCAGGTTTTGCGCTGATCCGCGTAGAGCGAGCGGGTATTTGCAGCACGGATCTCCAACTCGTCGGTGGAATGTACGATTTTCAAGGTATTCCGGGCCATGAATTTGTCGGTGTCGTTGAAGAGGTGGACGAGGGCCCCCTCCAGTCATCGGACTGGGTAGGCAGGCGGGTTGTCGGTGAGATCAATATCGCCTGTCACGCCTGTGATCTTTGTCGGAGAGGTCTGGCCAAGCACTGTCGCCGCCGCGACGTCCTGGGAATCCGCAATCACTACGGAGCCTTTGCCGAATATCTCGCCTTGCCGCTCTCGAACCTGCACAAGATCCCTGATGACCTGCCCTTGGATCTGGCGGTTTTTGCTGAGCCGCTGGCGGCAGTATTCGATGTTCTGAACAAGGTAGAGGTTACCCCGGAAGCCCGGCTCGCCATTGTGGGGGACGGCCGCATCGCCCAAATGGCGGCCAGAGTGTTACTCCAGGAAGTCGACCGCTTGACGGTTATTGGAAAGTACGCGGACAAACTGTTGCGATTCCCTCCCGGCATTACAACCCACCTGTATGATGAGGAACTTCCTGACCAACAGTTTGACCTGGTGATAGAGTGCAGTGGCTCGACTTCGGGCCTGGCTACGGCACTGCAGCTGATTCGACCTGCCGGTCAAGTGGTTCTGAAAAGCACCGTTAAAGCACCCCTGTCGATCTCGACAGAGACCCTGGTCGTTAACGAAATTTCTCTGATCGGCTCCCGCTGCGGAGATTTCGAACGGGCCATACGATTTATTTCCGCCGAACAAAAAAAAGACCAGGATCTCGCGAACCTGGTCGATGGGTATTTCAATATTGAAGAGGGGCTGGCAGCAATGGCCCTTGCTCAGAAACATTCAACCATCAAGGTTGTTTTGAACATGGCATAG
- a CDS encoding DUF1015 family protein: MKLLKPFAGLRPRKDLAARVASHPYDVVSREEAAALARDNPYSFFHINKPEIDLPDSVDPHDDAVYQQGARNLARFVEEGTLSREGEEKLYVYQQIMGDHKQVGVVAVASIAAYEQGLIKKHEFTRPEKEDDRVNHMVALDAQVGPVFLTYKADPRIDELVIKVTDTAAEYDFTADDGTRHTFWVIEDLELAADLETAFDSVDCLYVADGHHRSAAASRVCHLRQRSNPEHTGDESYNWFLTVVFPHDQMQILDYNRVVKDLNGRTCEEFLAGLAQGFEITQVADSTEAKPGKAGTFGMYVAGQWYLLTAREAILQPDDPVKSLDVSLLQEQILEPLLGILDQRRDSRIDFVGGIRGLAELQTRVDSGMWEIAFALYPTSIESLMAIADAGEVMPPKSTWFEPKLKSGLVIHVLD; the protein is encoded by the coding sequence ATGAAATTGTTGAAACCTTTTGCCGGTTTAAGACCCAGAAAGGACCTGGCTGCCCGGGTAGCCTCCCATCCTTATGACGTGGTCAGCAGGGAAGAGGCTGCGGCCCTGGCCAGGGACAATCCTTACAGTTTTTTCCATATTAATAAACCTGAAATCGATCTGCCTGACTCTGTCGATCCACATGACGATGCGGTCTATCAGCAGGGTGCCAGAAACCTGGCGCGTTTCGTCGAAGAGGGTACTCTGAGCAGGGAGGGTGAGGAAAAGCTGTATGTGTATCAGCAGATCATGGGTGATCACAAGCAGGTTGGGGTAGTGGCTGTCGCTTCTATCGCCGCATACGAGCAGGGATTGATTAAAAAGCACGAGTTCACCCGCCCGGAGAAAGAAGATGACCGGGTTAATCACATGGTTGCTTTAGATGCCCAGGTAGGACCTGTTTTCCTGACTTATAAGGCCGATCCCAGGATCGATGAACTCGTGATCAAGGTCACTGATACTGCGGCTGAATACGATTTCACAGCCGATGACGGGACTCGTCATACCTTCTGGGTTATCGAAGATCTGGAGCTCGCGGCGGATCTGGAAACGGCATTTGATAGTGTTGATTGCCTGTACGTGGCGGATGGACACCACCGATCAGCCGCTGCTTCGAGAGTTTGCCACCTGCGCCAGAGAAGTAACCCCGAGCATACCGGGGATGAATCCTATAACTGGTTCCTGACGGTGGTATTCCCACACGATCAGATGCAGATCCTGGACTATAACCGTGTGGTGAAGGATCTTAATGGGCGGACTTGTGAGGAGTTTCTGGCCGGACTGGCGCAAGGCTTCGAAATCACCCAGGTGGCTGATAGTACGGAAGCAAAACCCGGTAAGGCAGGTACCTTCGGCATGTACGTGGCCGGGCAGTGGTATCTGCTGACGGCCCGTGAAGCCATCCTGCAGCCTGATGATCCGGTGAAAAGTCTGGATGTCAGTCTACTGCAGGAACAGATACTTGAACCCCTGCTCGGTATACTTGATCAACGTCGAGATAGTCGAATTGATTTTGTCGGCGGTATACGGGGGCTGGCTGAGTTGCAGACGCGGGTTGACTCAGGCATGTGGGAAATTGCTTTTGCCTTGTATCCGACCTCTATAGAAAGTCTCATGGCGATTGCGGACGCGGGTGAGGTGATGCCGCCCAAGTCCACCTGGTTTGAGCCTAAACTCAAGAGCGGATTGGTTATCCACGTACTGGATTAA
- a CDS encoding regulatory protein RecX, with product MDCLARREHSFFELKQKLQSKFPERGPDEIRHELERLRDENLQSDKRFVESFIRSRKSRGYGYQVIREELRRRFVAEVLIDSFLQADDEDWLFILNRLIEKRLDQVESMEFGSRGHLRLVRFLQRRGFAPRAIQAALMPYLSRKAG from the coding sequence ATGGATTGCCTGGCCCGCCGGGAACACTCGTTCTTTGAACTCAAGCAAAAACTGCAAAGCAAGTTTCCGGAGCGAGGTCCCGATGAAATTCGCCACGAACTGGAACGTCTACGGGACGAGAATCTGCAAAGCGATAAAAGGTTCGTGGAATCCTTTATCAGAAGTAGAAAGTCCCGTGGCTATGGTTACCAGGTGATCCGGGAAGAACTGAGGCGCCGATTTGTTGCAGAGGTGCTGATTGACAGTTTTCTTCAAGCCGATGATGAGGACTGGCTGTTTATTTTGAATCGTCTGATAGAAAAGCGTCTGGACCAGGTTGAAAGTATGGAGTTTGGCAGTCGTGGTCATTTAAGGCTGGTTCGTTTTTTGCAGCGGCGCGGTTTTGCTCCCCGTGCGATTCAGGCGGCCCTGATGCCGTACCTATCCCGCAAAGCAGGATAA
- the recA gene encoding recombinase RecA, translated as MIEDNSNKEKALAAALTQIERQFGKGSMMRLGDSARTAIPSISTGSLGLDVALGIGGLPRGRIVEIYGPESSGKTTLTLQVIAEAQKAGGNCAFIDAEHALDPIYAEALGVDVENLLVSQPDTGEQALEICDMIVRSGALDVVVIDSVAALTPKAEIEGDMGDSHMGLQARLMSQALRKMTANIKNSNTLVIFINQIRMKIGVMFGSPETTTGGNALKFYSSVRLDIRRIGSIKDGDEVVGNETRVKVVKNKVAPPFRQTEFQIMYGTGIYRLGEVIDLGVKIGLLDKSGAWYSYNGEKIGQGKKNVGQYLEENPELADELQRKIRAELLTNGSKKDDNVLELDKNPANDGEVVASIDTSKTG; from the coding sequence ATGATTGAAGACAACAGCAACAAAGAAAAAGCACTGGCCGCTGCGCTAACCCAGATTGAACGGCAGTTTGGCAAGGGTTCCATGATGCGTCTGGGCGATTCCGCCAGAACCGCGATCCCCTCCATTTCTACTGGATCCCTGGGCCTTGATGTGGCACTGGGTATCGGCGGGTTGCCCCGCGGCCGGATTGTGGAGATTTACGGCCCGGAGTCTTCAGGTAAAACCACGTTGACTCTGCAGGTTATCGCCGAAGCACAGAAAGCGGGAGGCAACTGCGCCTTCATCGACGCGGAGCATGCTCTGGACCCGATTTACGCAGAGGCACTGGGTGTCGATGTTGAAAACCTGCTGGTCAGCCAGCCCGATACCGGTGAGCAGGCGCTTGAGATCTGTGACATGATCGTCCGTTCCGGGGCGCTCGACGTGGTGGTGATAGATTCTGTCGCGGCCCTGACTCCCAAGGCGGAAATTGAAGGCGATATGGGTGACAGCCACATGGGTTTGCAGGCCAGGCTGATGTCCCAGGCGCTGCGTAAAATGACGGCCAACATCAAGAATTCCAATACGCTGGTTATCTTCATCAATCAGATCCGTATGAAGATTGGTGTCATGTTCGGATCGCCCGAAACCACCACTGGCGGTAACGCTCTCAAGTTTTACTCCTCTGTCCGGCTGGATATCCGTCGTATCGGTTCTATCAAGGATGGCGACGAAGTGGTTGGTAACGAAACCCGGGTCAAGGTTGTCAAGAACAAGGTTGCACCGCCGTTCAGGCAAACGGAGTTCCAGATCATGTATGGCACCGGTATCTACCGACTTGGCGAAGTGATCGACCTCGGTGTAAAAATCGGTCTGCTGGATAAATCGGGGGCCTGGTACTCCTATAACGGTGAGAAAATTGGCCAGGGCAAGAAGAACGTCGGCCAGTATCTGGAAGAAAACCCCGAGCTGGCTGATGAGCTACAGCGGAAGATTCGTGCCGAATTGCTCACCAACGGCAGCAAGAAGGACGATAATGTGCTGGAGCTGGATAAAAACCCGGCCAATGACGGCGAAGTCGTGGCGTCTATTGACACCAGCAAGACTGGCTGA
- a CDS encoding CinA family protein: MTQSIEENVRHLVKDVAGRFIEQELVLATAESCTGGWIAQVVTSLPGSSRWFDCGFVTYSNSAKQKLLGVPAGLLEENGPGAVSEETVRAMAAGAIAASSADVAVVTSGIAGPDGGSEEKPVGTVWFAWAHRDGRCKARIHHFDGDRYSVRLQSVEQAFKGIIELLDTTMLSR; the protein is encoded by the coding sequence ATGACTCAGTCAATCGAGGAGAATGTCCGCCATCTGGTCAAGGACGTTGCCGGTAGATTTATTGAACAGGAACTGGTGCTGGCGACTGCCGAATCCTGCACTGGCGGTTGGATTGCTCAGGTGGTTACTTCGTTGCCTGGAAGTTCCAGGTGGTTTGATTGCGGTTTTGTCACCTATTCGAACAGTGCAAAGCAGAAGCTGCTGGGCGTACCGGCTGGTCTGCTGGAAGAGAACGGGCCTGGTGCTGTGAGCGAAGAAACCGTCCGCGCCATGGCAGCCGGTGCCATCGCGGCTTCCTCCGCTGACGTGGCGGTTGTCACCAGCGGCATTGCAGGGCCTGATGGCGGCTCCGAGGAAAAACCTGTGGGTACGGTCTGGTTTGCCTGGGCGCACAGGGACGGGCGCTGCAAGGCACGGATTCATCACTTCGACGGTGATCGCTACAGCGTGCGACTTCAGAGTGTCGAGCAGGCCTTCAAGGGGATTATCGAGTTGCTCGACACCACAATGCTGTCGCGGTAA
- the mutS gene encoding DNA mismatch repair protein MutS, translating to MMQQYLRIKAQHQDCLLFYRMGDFYELFYQDAEVAAQALDITLTARGKSAGEPIPMCGIPFHAADRYLAKLVEEGKSIAICEQIGDPATSKGPVERQVVRIITPGTVSDEALMKDRQDNLLLAITADKQTFGLAWINIAGGRFVLNEVDGEEALLGELERIKPAEILFNDELNIEALLPAGCAHRRRPPWEFDLDNARRSLTRHFGTRDLRPFQCETLETGLQAAGCLLGYAKETQRSELPHLQSLQVERQSESVVLDAASRRNLELDTNLSGGRQHTLMSVIDRCATSMGSRLLQRWLHRPLRDFQRLRQRQQAIASLIDQYHFESIHEDLKLIGDQERVLARVALRSARPRDLARLRDGLAHLPALQNNLREISSPLLESLAAGIAEFPELSDLLSRAIIDNPPAVIRDGGVLAEGFDTELDELRNLGANAGQFLLDLESRERARTGISTLKVGFNRVHGYYIEISKGQSHGAPADYQRRQTLKNAERFITPELKEFEDKALSARSKALSREKQLYESLLETLAADLGPLQSSAAALAELDVLNTLAERALNLDYCQPELVDEPGISIEQGRHPVVEQVLENTFVANDLSLNLNRRMLVITGPNMGGKSTYMRQTALIVLLALTGSYVPAASVRLGPIDRIFTRIGSSDDLAGGRSTFMVEMTETANILHNASDQSLVLMDEIGRGTSTFDGLSLAWASAIYIAEKLQAYTLFATHYFELTALSADIGVIDNVHLDATEHQHGLVFLHAVKEGPANQSYGLQVAQLAGIPAGVIDMAREKLQLLEQGSVSRPLQPRTQAPLQSELFSADPHPVLQRLADLDPDGLSAREALQLLYELKQKI from the coding sequence ATGATGCAGCAATACCTGCGCATCAAGGCTCAACACCAGGATTGCCTGCTGTTCTATCGCATGGGCGATTTCTACGAACTTTTTTACCAGGATGCCGAAGTGGCGGCGCAGGCACTGGATATCACCCTCACCGCCCGGGGCAAATCCGCCGGTGAGCCGATTCCAATGTGCGGCATCCCCTTCCACGCCGCGGACCGCTACCTTGCCAAACTTGTCGAAGAGGGAAAATCAATCGCCATCTGCGAGCAGATCGGGGACCCGGCCACCAGCAAGGGACCGGTGGAAAGACAGGTAGTCCGCATCATTACGCCGGGCACAGTCAGCGACGAAGCGCTGATGAAAGACCGACAGGATAACCTGCTGCTTGCCATTACCGCTGACAAACAAACATTCGGACTGGCCTGGATAAATATCGCCGGCGGTCGTTTTGTGCTCAACGAGGTCGACGGCGAGGAAGCCTTACTGGGCGAACTGGAACGGATTAAACCAGCAGAGATCCTTTTCAACGATGAATTGAACATCGAGGCATTGTTGCCCGCCGGCTGTGCCCACCGCCGGCGCCCGCCCTGGGAGTTTGACCTGGACAATGCCCGCCGCAGTCTGACCCGGCATTTCGGTACCCGCGACCTGCGCCCGTTCCAGTGTGAAACCCTGGAAACCGGTTTACAGGCTGCCGGCTGTCTGCTCGGTTATGCCAAGGAAACGCAGCGCAGTGAATTACCCCACCTGCAGAGCCTGCAGGTCGAAAGGCAGTCCGAGAGTGTGGTGCTCGATGCCGCCAGCAGACGCAACCTGGAACTGGATACCAACCTCAGCGGCGGACGCCAGCATACGCTGATGTCTGTTATCGACCGCTGCGCCACCAGCATGGGCAGCCGTCTTTTGCAGCGCTGGCTGCACCGCCCGCTGCGGGACTTTCAGCGACTTCGGCAGCGGCAGCAGGCTATCGCCAGCCTGATCGACCAATACCATTTTGAATCCATTCATGAGGATCTGAAACTGATCGGTGACCAGGAACGGGTACTTGCCCGGGTGGCACTGCGTTCGGCCCGCCCCAGAGATCTGGCCAGGTTGCGTGACGGCCTCGCCCACCTGCCGGCACTGCAGAACAACCTGCGGGAAATTTCCTCTCCATTACTGGAGAGCCTGGCTGCCGGGATTGCCGAGTTTCCGGAACTCAGCGACCTGCTCTCCCGGGCCATCATCGATAACCCACCAGCGGTAATTCGTGACGGCGGCGTACTTGCCGAAGGCTTTGATACAGAACTGGATGAGCTACGAAATCTTGGCGCCAATGCCGGGCAGTTTCTGCTGGACCTGGAATCCCGTGAGCGGGCCCGCACCGGCATCTCCACGCTGAAAGTGGGGTTCAACCGGGTTCATGGCTACTACATCGAGATCAGTAAAGGACAATCCCATGGGGCACCAGCAGACTACCAGCGACGCCAGACGCTGAAAAATGCCGAACGTTTCATAACCCCTGAGCTTAAAGAATTTGAGGACAAGGCACTCAGCGCCAGGAGTAAAGCTCTGAGCCGGGAAAAACAGTTGTACGAATCACTGCTCGAAACTCTGGCAGCCGACCTGGGCCCGCTACAGTCCAGCGCTGCCGCTCTGGCAGAACTGGATGTCCTGAACACACTGGCTGAGCGGGCGCTTAATCTCGATTACTGCCAGCCCGAACTCGTTGATGAACCGGGAATAAGCATCGAGCAGGGCCGACACCCGGTAGTGGAGCAGGTGCTGGAGAATACGTTTGTAGCCAACGACCTGTCGCTGAACCTGAACCGCCGCATGCTGGTGATCACCGGTCCCAACATGGGCGGTAAATCCACTTACATGCGTCAGACCGCCCTGATCGTGCTGCTCGCGCTGACTGGCAGTTACGTCCCCGCCGCCAGCGTCAGGCTGGGCCCGATAGACCGGATTTTCACCCGCATTGGCTCGTCGGACGACCTGGCTGGCGGGCGTTCCACTTTTATGGTGGAAATGACGGAGACTGCCAACATACTGCATAACGCCAGTGACCAGTCCCTGGTGTTGATGGATGAAATCGGCCGTGGCACCAGTACCTTTGACGGCCTTTCTCTGGCCTGGGCTTCAGCCATCTATATCGCGGAAAAACTGCAGGCGTATACGCTGTTTGCCACTCACTATTTCGAACTCACTGCTCTGTCCGCCGACATCGGCGTGATAGACAATGTCCACCTGGATGCCACCGAGCACCAGCACGGGCTGGTATTCCTGCACGCTGTCAAGGAAGGCCCGGCCAATCAAAGTTACGGTCTGCAGGTGGCGCAACTGGCTGGCATCCCGGCAGGGGTAATCGATATGGCCAGAGAAAAACTGCAGCTGCTGGAGCAGGGGTCCGTGAGCCGGCCACTTCAGCCCCGCACGCAGGCGCCCTTGCAAAGTGAATTATTCAGCGCCGACCCGCACCCTGTTTTACAGCGTCTGGCCGACCTGGACCCGGATGGGCTGAGTGCCCGGGAAGCGCTGCAATTGCTCTACGAACTGAAACAAAAAATCTGA
- a CDS encoding ferredoxin family protein, whose translation MTFVVGENCIRCKHTDCVEVCPVDCFYEGPNFLVIHPDECIDCALCEPECPVDAIYAEDELPEDQQEFLELNAELAEQWPNITEKKDALPDAEEWADKKDKLQYLER comes from the coding sequence ATGACATTCGTAGTTGGCGAAAATTGCATACGTTGCAAGCACACAGATTGTGTAGAGGTTTGTCCGGTTGACTGTTTCTACGAGGGCCCTAATTTTCTGGTGATTCATCCGGATGAATGTATCGATTGCGCGCTTTGCGAGCCAGAATGTCCTGTCGATGCGATTTACGCGGAGGATGAGTTACCGGAGGATCAGCAGGAGTTTCTGGAACTCAACGCCGAACTGGCCGAACAGTGGCCGAACATTACCGAGAAGAAAGATGCCCTCCCCGACGCGGAAGAGTGGGCTGACAAGAAGGATAAACTTCAGTACCTGGAGCGCTGA
- a CDS encoding peptidoglycan DD-metalloendopeptidase family protein: MLGWLVMGAALGGCLGGKYQAPIMDQSEIADQSGPVIVTRSDDSPSRYGRGTAVAAAPSAAAGSRAMPSVRRSQEATPRTDVHRVASGESLYSIAFQYDLDFRSLALANNLSPPYTIFAGQELSLDIERPVATAPENPAAAAIGRVVENNTVARAQAASPTVRGVIRQPIVRSESQAEPDWQWPLKGQILTNFQADTSARKGIDIGAIDGQPVLAAAAGEVVYAGNGIQGSGNLVIIRHSERLLSAYAHNRAMLVTEGQRIRGGEQIGEAGVNPDGAPVLHFEIRQDGKPVDPLNYLPRQ, from the coding sequence ATGCTCGGCTGGCTGGTTATGGGTGCTGCGCTGGGTGGCTGTCTGGGGGGTAAATATCAGGCTCCAATCATGGATCAGAGCGAGATTGCAGACCAGTCCGGGCCGGTCATCGTTACCCGCAGCGACGATTCGCCAAGCCGTTATGGCAGAGGTACTGCAGTAGCCGCTGCGCCTTCTGCAGCAGCTGGATCGCGCGCCATGCCAAGTGTCCGGCGCAGCCAGGAAGCAACCCCGCGAACCGATGTGCACCGGGTTGCCAGTGGCGAATCGTTATACTCAATCGCTTTTCAGTATGACCTGGATTTTCGAAGTCTGGCCCTTGCCAACAACCTCAGCCCTCCCTATACGATATTCGCGGGTCAGGAATTGAGTCTGGATATCGAGCGACCGGTAGCGACCGCGCCCGAAAACCCTGCAGCCGCCGCCATCGGTCGGGTGGTGGAAAACAACACCGTGGCCCGTGCCCAGGCAGCGAGTCCGACGGTTCGCGGGGTAATCCGCCAACCGATTGTCCGCAGTGAGAGTCAGGCCGAACCAGACTGGCAGTGGCCGCTTAAGGGGCAGATTCTGACTAACTTCCAGGCCGATACCAGCGCCAGGAAGGGGATTGATATTGGTGCCATTGACGGGCAACCGGTACTCGCGGCGGCAGCCGGAGAAGTGGTCTATGCCGGTAATGGGATACAGGGTTCCGGTAATCTGGTCATTATTCGACACAGCGAGAGGTTACTGAGTGCCTACGCCCATAATCGCGCTATGCTTGTAACGGAAGGGCAGCGTATTCGCGGTGGGGAACAGATTGGTGAGGCGGGTGTCAACCCGGATGGGGCTCCGGTGCTGCATTTCGAAATCCGCCAGGACGGTAAACCCGTTGACCCGTTGAATTATCTGCCGCGGCAGTGA
- a CDS encoding DUF368 domain-containing protein: MPNDSQQSSAGREYLWLFLKGMAMGAADSVPGVSGGTIAVIARIYDELIFSIRSIDGKALRLLVSEGPARAWSYVNGTFLLVLASGILLSLRLSAELVLVLLENNFEALMAFFIGLVVSSSWSLKREWGVWRWSIGLLMLAGMTLTLLVSTLSPHSADAGYGYLFLCGLIAICAMILPGLSGAFLLLMLGVYDTVLTALINLEIPIILVFAAGCGCGLLAFSRLLSWTLARYRELSYAFLTGMLLASVYVLWPWQQVDSYYLDSAGESQVLQAHNVSPFNYESLTGQDPQIITVAISLLAGIVIITAFDKLFRKSVD; this comes from the coding sequence ATGCCCAATGACTCTCAACAGTCCAGTGCTGGCAGGGAATACCTCTGGCTGTTTCTGAAAGGAATGGCCATGGGCGCAGCGGATTCCGTACCGGGTGTGTCGGGTGGCACCATTGCTGTCATCGCGCGCATCTATGATGAACTGATTTTTTCCATTCGTTCCATCGATGGCAAAGCCTTGCGGCTGTTGGTCAGTGAAGGGCCGGCAAGGGCCTGGAGTTACGTGAATGGTACGTTCTTACTGGTGCTCGCCAGCGGCATTCTGCTGAGCCTGCGGCTTTCCGCTGAACTGGTGCTGGTATTGCTGGAAAATAATTTCGAGGCGCTGATGGCGTTTTTTATCGGCCTGGTAGTGTCTTCGAGCTGGTCCCTGAAACGTGAGTGGGGCGTCTGGCGCTGGTCGATCGGGCTGCTGATGCTGGCCGGAATGACGCTTACACTGCTGGTAAGCACGTTGTCGCCCCACAGTGCTGATGCCGGGTATGGTTACCTGTTTCTTTGTGGTCTGATTGCAATCTGTGCCATGATTCTGCCCGGCCTTTCCGGAGCTTTTCTGCTGTTGATGCTAGGTGTCTACGACACGGTCCTGACCGCCTTGATAAACCTGGAGATACCCATAATACTGGTGTTCGCGGCAGGTTGTGGCTGCGGGCTGCTGGCGTTTTCCCGCCTGTTGTCCTGGACGCTGGCCCGTTACCGGGAATTGAGCTACGCCTTTCTGACCGGTATGCTGTTAGCGTCGGTTTACGTCTTGTGGCCGTGGCAGCAGGTTGACAGCTACTACCTGGACAGCGCCGGTGAGTCCCAGGTACTGCAGGCGCATAATGTGTCGCCGTTTAATTATGAATCGCTGACCGGGCAGGATCCGCAGATCATCACGGTAGCGATCAGCCTGCTGGCCGGAATCGTAATAATTACTGCTTTTGACAAACTTTTCCGCAAGTCGGTCGATTAA
- a CDS encoding protein-L-isoaspartate(D-aspartate) O-methyltransferase, producing the protein MSKPNLNGIGMTSQRTRERLIGRLMEQGVKNHRVLDIMRTTPRHIFLDEALSHRAYEDVALPIGYGQTISQPFIVARMTEALVNTGSLGRVLEIGTGCGYQTAVIAQLADQVFSVERIKPLLERARKNLKLLGLRQVELKFADGTLGWREKGPFDAILTTAAPQQIPGELFGQLAEGGRLIIPVGGEAGQELQLITRHGDEFHTESLQKVRFVPLLSGKASS; encoded by the coding sequence ATCAGTAAACCCAATCTGAATGGAATCGGCATGACTTCTCAGCGCACCAGGGAGCGACTGATTGGTCGCCTGATGGAGCAGGGTGTGAAAAATCACCGCGTCCTGGATATCATGCGAACTACCCCGCGGCACATCTTTCTTGACGAGGCGCTTTCCCACCGTGCGTATGAAGATGTTGCCCTGCCGATCGGATACGGCCAGACGATTTCACAACCTTTTATCGTCGCGCGCATGACCGAAGCGCTGGTGAACACAGGCTCGCTGGGGAGGGTGCTGGAAATCGGCACGGGCTGCGGATATCAGACGGCGGTAATTGCGCAACTGGCCGATCAGGTGTTCTCCGTGGAACGGATCAAACCTTTGCTGGAACGAGCCAGGAAAAATTTGAAACTGCTGGGGCTGCGGCAGGTGGAATTGAAATTCGCTGATGGAACGCTGGGGTGGCGGGAGAAAGGGCCTTTCGATGCCATTCTGACGACAGCGGCACCCCAACAGATTCCAGGTGAGCTTTTCGGGCAGCTGGCGGAGGGTGGTCGTCTGATCATACCGGTAGGGGGCGAAGCCGGGCAGGAGCTGCAACTGATTACACGCCATGGCGATGAATTCCATACCGAGTCGCTGCAAAAAGTCCGCTTCGTGCCGCTTCTGTCCGGCAAAGCTTCGAGCTGA